Within Candidatus Parvarchaeota archaeon, the genomic segment TTCTGTCGGGCCGTTTAGCAAGGCGTTTTGCTCCCTTCGCATTGGAGATAAAATCTGGCTGTCAGGCCCCTACGGAAACGCATTTACCCTGCATGGAAAAAAAGTCATGCTTGTGGGGGGCGGCTATGGCACGGGTCCCATGCGCTACCTTGCGCAGCTTGCGGCGCTAAACGGCATTGAGCCAGTCATTGTAATGGGGGCGCGAAATAAGGAGAGGCTTATGAAGCACCCAGGCAATGTGCGAACATTTGTCTCAACAGATGACGGCTCTGAGGGCAGGAAGGGAATGGTCACTGAGCTGATAAATCATTTGCTTGGGCTTGAAAAGTTTGATGCTATATATGCCTGCGGCCCTGAAAAAATGATGGGCGCCATTGCAAAAATTGCGGAGGAAAAGGGCATTAAATGCCAGTTGCTGCTTGAAAGGTTCATGAAATGCGGCTTTGGCATGTGCGGCCAGTGCTCAATTGGAGAGGGCCTAGTATGCGTTGACGGGCCGGTGTATGATTCTTCCATTGCAAAGCATCCGGAGTTTGGCAAGTTTCACAGGGACAGGTGCGGGCTTAAAGTCAAGCTCTAAATTCGGAAAAAAGGTGTCTTGATGATAATAACAGGCGGAAAAATTGCAACACAAAAGGGGCTGGAAGCTGCAGACTTGCTTATTGATGGGGAAAAAGGCACCATTGCAGGCATTATGAAAAGCAAGTCAAGCGCAAAATCGGCAAAGGGTTCAGGAAACTCTGATGAAGGTGAAGAAGGCAAAGGCATTTTTGACGCCACCGGCCTTGTGATTTTTCCTGGCGGCATTGACCCGCACGTGCATTTGCGCGACCCGCAGTCGCCCCAAAAGGAGGACTTTTACACCGGCACCTGCGCCGCACTTGCAGGCGGCTACACAACTGTGTTTGACATGCCAAATTATTTTGGCCCAGCTACAACCACCAAATCTGCCTACAAGCAAAAGCTGGAAATTGCCAAGTCAAAGGCAGTGTGCAACTGGGCGCTGCACTTTGGCGCCACAATGACAAACCACGATGAGGTGGCAGCGGCAAACCCGCCAAGCATAAAGGCGTATCTTGGGGAAACAGACTCGGAGCTTACCTTTGAGCGCCTTGACGGTCTCCTTGAGCACTTTGAAAAATTCCCAAAGGAAAAACCAATCTGCATCCATGCAGAGGATTTGGATGCGCTGAGGTATTTTGCAAAAAGGTTCCCAAAGGAGAGGTTTTCAGTCCAAAGGCCTTCAGTCGTCTCCCAGGCTGCAAGTGCTAGGGTTGCAGCGCTTTCAAGCTATTTTGGCAGAAGGATTCATCTGTGCCACGCCTCAACAGTGCAGGAAGTGCTCTCAATCAAGCAAAACGCGGGGGCAACTGTCGAGGCAACCCCGCACCATCTGTTTTTGGACGCGCAATATGAAAAAAAACTTGAAGGCAATCTGCACCATGTCAAGCCTGCCCTGCGGCCTGCAAATGACGTGTACTTGCTTTGGAAAAACCTGCAGCAGATTGACTGCATGGCGTCTGACCATGCGCCTCACACACTTGAGGAGAAGCGGGATGGTGCAAGC encodes:
- a CDS encoding dihydroorotate dehydrogenase electron transfer subunit — its product is SVGPFSKAFCSLRIGDKIWLSGPYGNAFTLHGKKVMLVGGGYGTGPMRYLAQLAALNGIEPVIVMGARNKERLMKHPGNVRTFVSTDDGSEGRKGMVTELINHLLGLEKFDAIYACGPEKMMGAIAKIAEEKGIKCQLLLERFMKCGFGMCGQCSIGEGLVCVDGPVYDSSIAKHPEFGKFHRDRCGLKVKL
- a CDS encoding amidohydrolase family protein, which produces MIITGGKIATQKGLEAADLLIDGEKGTIAGIMKSKSSAKSAKGSGNSDEGEEGKGIFDATGLVIFPGGIDPHVHLRDPQSPQKEDFYTGTCAALAGGYTTVFDMPNYFGPATTTKSAYKQKLEIAKSKAVCNWALHFGATMTNHDEVAAANPPSIKAYLGETDSELTFERLDGLLEHFEKFPKEKPICIHAEDLDALRYFAKRFPKERFSVQRPSVVSQAASARVAALSSYFGRRIHLCHASTVQEVLSIKQNAGATVEATPHHLFLDAQYEKKLEGNLHHVKPALRPANDVYLLWKNLQQIDCMASDHAPHTLEEKRDGASGFPGLETTLPLMLWAYRRKIVTIPTILRLCMEGPAKAFNLKGRGSIKEGFAADLALFDLNESWKVKAEDLFTKCAWSPYEGMAIGPRPRAVFLAGKLAYERGKRSLGAGPEDTRGQVLAKKGNGKPVA